One Aphelocoma coerulescens isolate FSJ_1873_10779 chromosome 5, UR_Acoe_1.0, whole genome shotgun sequence DNA segment encodes these proteins:
- the RTN1 gene encoding reticulon-1 isoform X3: MQASADSTKMDCLWSNWKCQAIDLLYWRDIKQTGIVFGSLLLLLFSLTQFSVVSVVAYLALAGLSATISFRIYKSVLQAVQKTDEGHPFKAYLEMEMNLSQDQIQKYTDCLQLYVNSTVKELRRLFLVQDLVDSLKFAVLMWLLTYVGALFNGLTLLIMAVVSMFTLPVVYDKYQAQIDQYLGLVRTHINTVVAKIQAKIPGAKRKAE, encoded by the exons ATGCAAGCCAGTGCCGATTCCACCAAGATGGACTGTCTTTGGAGCAACTGGAAATGTCAGG CTATCGACCTGTTGTACTGGCGTGACATCAAGCAGACAGGGATCGTGTTCGGCAGCCTCCTGTTGCTGCTCTTCTCCCTGACCCAGTTCAGCGTCGTCAGCGTCGTGGCCTACCTGGCCCTGGCCGGCCTCTCGGCCACCATCAGCTTCAGAATCTACAAATCGGTCCTACAGGCCGTGCAGAAGACGGACGAGGGCCACCCCTTCAA AGCCTACTTGGAGATGGAGATGAATCTTTCACAGGACCAGATCCAGAAATACACAGATTGTCTCCAGCTATACGTCAACAGCACAGTCAAAGAGCTGAGGAGACTCTTTCTCGTTCAGGACCTTGTGGATTCTTTAAAA TTTGCAGTACTAATGTGGCTGCTGACTTATGTGGGAGCCCTCTTCAATGGCCTGACTCTTCTGATAATGG CTGTGGTGTCTATGTTTACTCTCCCCGTTGTATATGACAAGTACCAG GCACAGATTGATCAATACTTGGGGCTGGTGCGGACCCACATAAACACGGTCGTGGCAAA gaTTCAAGCTAAAATCCCAGGTGCTAAGAGAAAGGCAGAGTAA